In the genome of Desulfonauticus submarinus, the window CAGCAAAGCTATCTTGATCTTCTAGATGCTTTGGCCAAAGAAGCAAAAAAATGGAAGGGTCTATTTACAGGTGATGACCTAGACTGGGGATATGCTCCCAAAATAAATGCCTCTATAAAGCCGTCTGCCTTATATTCTCAAGCCAAACCTGTTGACTTTGAAAATACTGTTGAAACCATTGCGGAACGTCTAAAACCTATAATTAGAAAAATTAAGGAATTAAATGGTCATTTATGTATAGATATGGAACAATATGCCTTTAAAGATATTACCTTAGAAGTTTATCGTCGATTAAAAATGGATCCAGAGTTTCGGGATTTTAATGAATTGGCAATTGTATTGCAGGCTTATCTAAAAGATACAGATAGAGACTTGGATGAACTTCTTTCCTGGGCAAGAGCAGAAAAAATAAATATTGCCATCCGTCTCGTAAAAGGTGCCTATTGGGATTATGAAACAGTAATAGCTAAACAAAAAGGGCAAGAAATCCCTGTTTATACTATAAAAGCTGAGAGTGATGCAGCATTTGAACGTCAAGCTCAAAAAATCTTAGAAAACCACGATATATGTTATTTTGCGTGTGGTTCTCACAACATTCGGACTATTTCTGCTGTTTTAGAAACAGCCTTGGAATTAGGAGTTCCTGAAAACAGATATGAATTCCAAGTACTTTATGGAATGGCAGAACCTGTTCGCAAAGGCCTTTTGAATGTAGCTAAAAGAGTAAGATTATATGCTCCTTATGGAGATCTTATTCCAGGAATGGCTTATCTTGTAAGAAGGCTATTAGAAAACACTGCTAATGAATCCTTCTTACGCCAGAGTTTTGCAGAAGGAGCAGAACTTGATCGACTCTTAGAAGATCCTGTAATCTTAGCAGAAGAAGAAAAACAAAAACGCAAACAAAAACTCAAAAAAGCACAAGAAGGGAAAATCCCTCCATTTGAGAATCATCCCTTTGTAGATTTTACTAAAAAATTCGAACGAGATGCCTTTCCTCGGGCAATTAAAGAAGTAAGAGAACAGTTGGGAAAAACTTATCCTCTTATTATAAATGGGGAGGAGGTTTTAACTGAAGATAAGCTTACTTCTGTAAATCCAGCCAACCCAGATGAGGTAATAGGCCATATCTGTCAAGCCTCTGTCAAAGAGATTGACCAAGCGATTAGCGCGGCTAGAGATGCTTTTCCTGCGTGGAGAGATCTGAGCCCTGAGGAACGAGCCAAATATTTATTTAAAGCAGCTGATTATGCGCGTAAAAATATTTATCATCTTTCTGCATGGCAAATTTTGGAAGTAGGGAAACAATGGGATCAAGCCCATGCAGATGTATCTGAAGCTATTGACTTTCTAGAATATTATGCAAGAGAAATGATCAGACTTGGCAATCCCAGAAAAATGGGACGTGCTCCCGGAGAATTAAACCATCTTTTTTATCAACCCAAAGGCATTGCTGCAGTAATTGCTCCTTGGAACTTCCCTCTAGCTATCTCTTGTGGAATGACATCTGCAGCGCTTGTAGCTGGCAACTGTGTGTTGTACAAGCCAGCAGGAACTTCAGCAGTGGTAGGATACACCTTAGCCAAAATATATGAAGCTGCTGGTATCCCCAAAGGCGTATTTAATTATGTACCTGGTAGAGGTAGTGTAATAGGTGATTACTTAGTTGAACACCCAGACATAAGTCTAATTGCTTTTACAGGTTCAATGGAGGTAGGCTTAAGAATTATAGAAAAAGCCGCAAAAGTACAAACAGGACAGGAACAAGTTAAAAAAGTCATAGCAGAAATGGGAGGTAAAAACGCTATCATCATAGATGATGATGCAGATTTAGATGAAGCTATAATCCATATCATTTATTCTGCCTTTGGGTTTCAAGGCCAAAAATGTTCTGCCTGCTCTAGAGTAATTGTATTGGAAAGCATCTATGATCGCTTTGTAAAACGTTTAGTAGCAGCAGCCAAATCCATCGCTATTGGGCCTGCAGAAGATCCTCATTATTATATGGGCCCAGTTATTGACGCAAATGCTCAAAAGAAAATATCAGAATATGTAGAACTGGCTAAAAAAGAAGGAAACATTCTTCTTATAAGAGACGATATCCCTGAAAAAGGATATTACGTTCCTCTAACTATTGTAGAAAATATTACCCCAGAACATAGACTAGCTCAGGAAGAAATATTTGGGCCTGTGCTCGCTATTATGAAAGTAAAAAATCTAGATCAAGCAATAGAATGGGCAAATTCCACTAGATTTGCTCTTACAGGTGGAATATTCTCCAGAAGCCCACGACATTTAGAGAGAGCACGAAAAGAATTTAGGGTTGGAAATCTCTACCTTAACCGAGGCATTACAGGTGCTTTAGTAGAAAGACAGCCTTTTGGAGGATTTAAAATGTCTGGAGTTGGTTCTAAGGCAGGGGGCCCAGATTACCTTCTCCAATTTATGGATCCTAGATGCGTAACAGAAAATACCATGAGAAGAGGTTTTGCTCCTATTGAAGAAGACGATGATTGGATAGAATAATTAAATTATTTTTTATCTTCACCTCCCCTTTAAGCCCCAAGTACTAATTAGTGCTTGGGGCTTTTATCACAAAAATTTTATTTTGAGACATAAAAATCTACATCTTTATATGTAGATGTACCTTTTAATTTATCATATAAAATAGCCCTAAACTTATAATGTCCTTCAGGAACACCGCCTAAGTTCAAACTATTTTGGAAAAAAATATCAAATATAGGAGATTTGCTAACAATATGTGATTCTACCATATTAGTTTTTTTAAAAACAACATTACCTTTTTCATCTAAAATATTTATGTCCTCTGTTATCCAAGTTTCATACATTCCATCACGTGAAGAAATAAAAAAATTTTTTGGTTCTATATAAATCAATAGAGTATCGCCCTTCCTTAAACTAGTAGATTCTGTAGGAACATACATCCCAAAATTAAATATTTTCTTACAAGGCAACATCTTTTCTATTCCAAACGGGGCTTTATTTTGAAGCTCAATGATTTTTTGTTTTAAACGTTTTATTTCTTTATCGTAATCTTGAGCAAAACTTAAACTACTTCCTAAAAATAGAGATACGACTAAAAATAAAAAAACTCTTTTCATCTTTACTCTCCTTTTAAGTAAGTTTTCTTATATTTTCTATCCTCTTGCCCAAAATACATAAAAACTCGTGCGCAAATATACTCTAACCAAATTATAAAAGACAAATCAAATCTGCCAGAAAAATGAAAAGTAAATTTCTAGGTAACATAGGCAAACAACACTCTCAATAAAAATAATTAAGATTCTCCTATCCAAACCAATGGAACATTATAACTTAACTCCTCACTTTCCTAAAACTCTTTATAGAGTACTATGCTATATTTAATTTCCATTTTTTTTATTTTATTTTTTTAAAAAAAGGAACAAATTAGGAACAATTAATTTAACCTTTTTTTCTCTAACTTATAATAATTATTTAACTTTAGTAAAATTAGCTTTAATAAAAAAATAGTGTTGATTTAATGAAAAGCTATCAATCCATATTTTTTTAATATGCTATTGACAAAGCAATATAAATATCTAGAATACTTTACTTAGCACATTCATCTATCATATAATAATAAGGAGGGAAAGAATGGAAGAATATGTAAAACAAGCTTTAGAAATTGTGAAAGCCCAAGCTTCTGTTAGAACCATGACAGAAGAAGAAATCACTTCTATGGTTCAAAGAGTGGCTGAAGGTATCAAAAAAGTAAGTGAAGGAACAGACACAGAGGTAGAGCAAAAACCTGCTGTAGAACCTAAAAAAGCAATTAGAGAAAAAAGTATCATTTGCTTAGAATGCGGTAAGAGCTTTAAAGTTTTAACAAAAAAACATTTAGCATCTCATGGATTAACTCCTCAAGAATACAAAGAAAAATGGGGATATAAAAAGAACGTTTCTTTAGTATGTAAAAGCTTAGCTAGAGAAAGACGTAAAAAAATGGAATCTATGAAATTGTGGGAAAAAAGAAAAAAGAATTAGTTTTAATTGATATTAAAATAATAAAGGGACTCTTTAAAGAGTCCCTTTATTATTTTTTCTTGCCAAGACTCTATCCTATGGATATATCCCCAAATCATTATGGCAACACATTTAATTATTGTAGAATCCCCAGCAAAAGTAAAAACCATTAAAAAATTCCTTGGCAAAGGTTATAAAATTGAAGCATCCTTAGGACATATCAGAGATTTACCTACCAAAGAATTAGGAGTGACAGAAGGTGAAGAATTTTTACCTACCTATGTCATTATCCCTGGCAAAGAAAAGGTCGTTAATAAGCTCCAAAAAATAGCAGCTAAAGTGGGAAATATTTATTTAGCCCCTGATCCAGATAGAGAAGGTGAAGCTATTGCCTGGCATATTGCTGAAGTTATTAAACAAAAAAACTCTAACTTTTTACGTATCCAATTTAATGAAATAACCAAAAGAGCTGTTTTAGAAGCTTTAAATAACCCTAGATCATTAGATGAAAAATTATTCAATTCTCAACAAGCAAGACGCATTTTAGATCGTTTAGTAGGATATAAAATTTCACCTTTACTTTGGAAAAAAGTCCAACGAGGTCTTTCTGCTGGTAGAGTTCAATCTGTGGCTTTACGTTTATTAGTAGAAAGAGAAAAAGAACGTTATAGTTTTCAACCACAAGAATATTGGGTATTTAAGGCTTTACTAAAAAAAAGTGAATATGAATTACAAGCAGACCTCGTCAAAATAAGTAATAAAAAGGCTAAAATAACCAATGAAAAACAAGCATCTGAATTAAAAGATTATTTAGCAAAGCAGCAGTTTATATTACATAAAATAGAACAAAAACAACAAAAAAGAAACCCTAAACCACCTTTTATTACATCTACGCTTCAACAAGAGGCAAATATCCGATTTAACTTTTCTGCGTCTCGAACAATGAGCATTGCTCAACGTCTATACGAAGGAGTGGACCTAGGAGAAAAGGGAACCATTGCACTTATAACCTATATGCGTACAGACTCTGTGCGCATTGCTCCAGAAGCTCAAAAATTGGCTAGAGAATGGATAAAAAAGACCTTAGGCTCTAAGTATTGTCCTCCTAAGGCAAAAAAATATAAAACCAAATCTACTGCCCAAGATGCTCATGAAGCTATTCGACCTGTAGACCCAACTCTAACTCCTGAAGAAATACGAGCTTATCTCCCTGCAGATCAATTTAAACTCTATAAACTAATTTGGGAAAGATTCATTGCTTCACAAATGACATCAGCTACAATTTTAGCTACAATTTTTCATATCCAAGCAGGTAAAACATTATGGCAAACAAAAGGTGAGCAGATCGCATTTCCTGGTTTTTTAAAAATTTATTCTCCTGGTAAAATTAAAGAAAACCTTTTACCTAATCTTACAGAAGGTACAAACTTTAACTTAGAAAAATTGGATATAAAACAAAAATTTACCCAACCCCCGGCTAGGTACAGTGAAGCAACTCTAGTAAAAAAAATGGAAGAACTAGGAATAGGGCGTCCTTCTACTTATGCTACGATTATATCTACTCTTCTTGCTAGAAAATATGCATTATTAGAAGAAAAACAGCTTATTCCCACAGAACTTGGAATGTCTGTATGCGATCTTCTTATACAACATTTTCCTAAACTATTAGATGTCAATTTTACAGCAAAAATGGAAGAAGAACTGGATAAAATCGCTATAGGAGAAAAGGACTGGCAAGAAGTATTAAGGGAATTTGCCAAAGAATTTTATCCAACGTTAGAAGCAGCTCAAAAAGAAATGCGCTCCTTAAAAAATGGAGAACAAACTGAAATTAAATGCAGTAAATGTGGGAATCCTATGCTAGTCAAGTTTGGGAAAAATGGCCCATTTCTAGCCTGTTCTAATTATCCTAAATGTAAAAACACTTCTAATTTTAAACGCACTGAAAATGGAGAAATCGTTCTAATAAAACCAGAAGAACAACCTCCTAAAATTGTAGGTAAATGTCCAAAATGTGGTAACCCTGTAGTAGAAAAAAAAGCAAGAACAGGGGCTAGATTTTTAGCCTGTTCTAATTATCCTAAATGTAACTATACTGCCAGTTATTCCACTAAAGTACCTTGTCCAGAACAAGGTTGTGATGGAGAGTTAGTAGAAAGAAGTACTAAAAAAGGAAAAATCTTTTATGCTTGTTCTAATTATCCTAAATGTAAGTTTGCTGTTTGGAACTATCCTGTAGCCCAAAAATGCCCTAAATGTGGATTCTCCATCTTGGTAAAAAAGGAAAGTAAAGCTAGAGGAGAATATCTGGCCTGTCCTGTAAAAGGATGTAGATATTGGGAAAAAATTGAATAAAATCATTTAGCATAATGCTATTAAAAGAATATGAACGATTAGTCTATTCCCCAAAAAAAGCTGCAAACTTTATTGCTAAACTTTGTTGGCCCAATTACCAACGTTTTTGTCCAAGTTGCAAAAGCAGAAAATTTAAAAAACTTTCTTCTCAAAAAAGAAAGTGCCTACGTTGTAATACCATTTTTACAGATTTTACTGCTCGTTATTTTAATATAGTCAGAATTAAGCCAGATGACTGGTTAAGAATAGTAAAGCTTTTTGAGATGGAAACAAGGCCTGATGAAATAGCTCATCAACTGGGCCTGAGTTATAATACTATACGAAAAGCCCTAACTTCTATTAGACTAGCTATCTTAGCCAATTCTTTAGATGGATCTTCTCTTATCAAGCATTTTAATCTATATTCCTTTCCCTCTAAAAAGAAAGCTAGAATTCAAAATCCACCAGTATTTGGCTTAATAGAACAAGAAAAACACGTATTCATAGATTTTTTGCCAGACTTAGATTTAGAAAGTTTTGTTCACCTAAAATTAAATTTTAAACTTCCAAGTAAAAAAATTGGTCAAATAATCTATACTGCACCTGTAAGACAATATTTAAGCTTATTAGTTTATGATCATAAAATTACAACTACATATAATTTAAAGCATCAAGGGCGATATATTGCCTTAGATGGTAATAAAAATTTCTGGCCTTTTGCTAAAAGACGTTTACATAGTTTCAGAACGACCAGTGAACTAAACTTTCTTCTTTACTTCAAGGAATTAGAGTTTAGATATAATTACAAACAAAAAGACTTCTTTCTCAGACTACTAAAATACCTAGCATCCTTTATAGAGAAACAATAAAAATACCATTATTTTCCTTTTTATTTTAAAAGTCAGTCTCCCTATCTATAAGTAAAAAAATTTTATTGTTGAGCAGAAGATCTAAATTCTGCTTTCAACAGCTTTTGAGTCAAAGAAATATGATTATGTTGTCCACAAAAAATAGAATCTTTATTTACGCCTAACAAGGCTTCTGGCAAAACTTCATCCATATGTTTAACTTTTATAAGTTTAAGGCCTTTTAAAATTTCTTCTGGCACTTCATCTAAATCCCTTACATTATCTAAAGGAATAATAACCTTTTCAATTGCGGAGCGCTTAGCAGCCAACAATTTTTCTCTTAATCCTCCAATCGGAAGTACTCTTCCCCTTAAAGTAATCTCTCCTGTCATAGCAAGATCATTTCGGACAGGAATATTAAGCAATGCAGAAACCAAACTAGTGGCTAAAGTTATTCCTGCAGATGGACCATCCTTTGGAGTTGCTCCTTCTGGCACATGAATATGCACATCTATTTCTTTATAAAAATCTGGTTTTAAACCAAACACCTCTGAACGAGATCGGACATAACTAAATGCGGCCTTGGCACTTTCTTGCATCACCTCTCCAAGCTTGCCAGTAATCTCTAATTTTCCAGTACCAGGCATAATAGTAACTTCAACCAACAATATCTCCCCTCCCATTTCTGTCCAAGCCAAACCATTTGTTACACCAACTAAAGGCTCTTCTTCTTTTTCACTATGGCGTACTTTAGGTACTCCAAGATAAGAAGATAAATTAACTTTAGTAATCTGAACTTGCTCTATTTTATCTTCTACAATTTTTTTAGCAACCTTTCTACAAATAGAAGCAATTTCCCTTTCCAAGTTTCTAACCCCAGCTTCTCTTGTATATTCTCTAATAACTTTTTCTATAGCTCCATCAGAAAATTTTATTTGTTTTTTATCTAGTCCATGCATCTTCAACTGTTTTGGCAATAAAAAATATTTTGCTATCTTTTTCTTTTCTGTCTCAAGATAACCAGGCAGTTTTATTATTTCCATTCTATCTTGCAAAGGAAGAGGAATAGTATGAAGGCTGTTAGCAGTAGTTATAAAAAAAACATTAGATAAATCATAATCTAAATCCAAATAATGGTCATTAAAGGCGTAATTTTGTTCTGGATCTAGCACCTCAAGCAAAGCAGCAGAAGGATCTCCTCTAAAATCTGTACTCATTTTATCAACTTCATCCAAACAAAAAACAGGATTATTATATTTTACTTTTTTTAAACTTTGAATGATCTTACCTGGTAAGGCCCCTACATAAGTACGCCTATGACCTCTAATCTCTGCCTCATCTCTAACTCCCCCTAAAGAAAGACGCACGAACTCCCTTTTCATGGCCCTTGCAACAGATTTAGCTAAAGAAGTTTTTCCCACTCCAGGAGGACCTACTAAACACAAAATAGGTCCTCTAATTTTATCCACTAAATTTTGCACTGCTAAATACTCTAAAATTCTTTCTTTTGGTTTCTCTAATCCATAATGATCATTATCTAAAATTTTAGCGGCTTCTTTTAAATCTATATTTATTTCTTTAATCTCATTCCAAGGTAAAGACAAAATCCAATCTATATAATTATAGCTAACGGTATATTCAGCTGAATTTGTAGGCGTAATACGTAATTTCTTAATCTCTTCAAAAGCTCTTTCTTTTGCCTCTTCTGGCATATTTTTTTCTTTTACTCTTGTCTCTAGTTTATCCAGCTCTGCCTTGGGATCAACATCTCTTCCCATCTCTTTATGGATAGCCTTTAGCTGCTCAGAAAGATAATACTCTCTCTGATTTTGCTCCATTTGTTTTTTAACTCGTTCTTTTATTTTTTGCTCCAAAGCTATAATCTCTATTTCCCCCATTAAATACCCATAAACCTTTTCTAAACGTACTAAAGGATCAGCTATTTCTAAAACTTGTTGTTTTTCTTGGAATTTAACATTACTTAAATGGGGTAATATTCCATCAGCCAAAAAAGAAGGGTCCTTTATATTAGCTAATGTTAACAAAGATTCCTTAGCCATTTTTGGATTTAACTTAGAAAACTCTTCCAAAGCTTCTTGCACTAATCGAATAAAAGTCTCAGCTTTTTTTTCATCATAATCACTATCTGGAAAACTAAATACTCTAGATTTATAAAATTCTTCTTTTGAAAAACTTTGTTTATCTATTTTAGCTCTATAAATACCTTCAAAAAGAACCTTACGAGTTCCATCTGGCAATTTAAACATTTGCAGCACTCTGGCTACACATCCAACCTCATAAATATCATCTAAACTTGGCTCTTCAACCTCTGGATTTTTTTGAGTCACCAAAAAAATTCTTTTATCAAAATCGTTCAAAGCAGCTTCTATCGCTTTAACTGACTGCTTACGTCCCACAAAAAGTGGTATTATCGCTTTAGGAAACATTACCACTTCTCTAAGGGACATCACAGGCAATATCTCTTCATCTGGAGCAAAATACAAAAGGCTATCCTTATTCATAAGCCTTATACCTCTCTATCGTTTTTTTATTTAAGCACTTTTACTTTCTTGGTCATATATTACAATTGGTTCTAAATTATTCTCTACTACAGCTTTATTAACTAAGCATTCTTTTACTCTTTGCATAGAGGGTAACTTATACATAATATCTAACATAATACTTTCCATTACACTACGAAGTCCTCTAGCACCAGTTTTATTAGCATGAGCTCTTTTAGCTATTGCCTTAAGCGCATTCCTTGTAAATCTTAATTTTACATTATCTAATTCAAACAACTTCTGATATTGTTTAGTAAGAGAGTTACGAGGCTCTATTAAGATTCTAACTAAATCCTCTTCTGTAAGCTCTCTTAAAGCTGTTATCACTGGTATCCTACCTATAAATTCTGGGATTAAACCAAAATGAATTAAGTCTTCTGGAACTACTTGAGATAAAAGCTCATTGGCGTCATATTCTTTTCGTACAATCTTTGCGCCAAACCCCAAAGCACTGCCAGCAATTCTCTGTTGAACAATTTTTTCCAATCCAATAAAAGCTCCTCCCATAATAAACAGAATATTAGAAGTATCTATTTTTAAAAATTCTTGCTGAGGATGTTTACGACCACCCTTGGGGGGGATATTAGCAACAGTTCCTTCTATAATTTTTAAAAGTGCTTGTTGCACCCCTTCTCCAGAAACATCTCTGGTAATAGAAGGATTATCTCCTTTACGTCCTATTTTATCTATCTCATCTATATAAATAATTCCTTTTGAAGCAGCTTCAAGATCATAATCAGCATTTTGAACTAATTGAACTAAAATATTTTCTACATCTTCTCCAACATATCCAGCCTCAGTAAGAGTAGTAGCATCTGCTATAGCAAATGGCACTCTTAATATTTTAGCTAATGTTTTGGCCAATAAAGTTTTGCCAGAGCCTGTTGGCCCAATTAACAAAATATTGGATTTATCTAGTTCTACATCATCTTTAGTTACTTTAAAATCTTTATAATAAATTCTTTTATAATGGTTATACACAGCTACTGACAATACTTTTTTTGCCTGCTCCTGTCCTATAACATAGGCATCTAAAGCTTTTTTTATTTCTGCTGGTGGAAGTAATTCTTCTTGTGCTACCTGAGTAGGTTCTTCTTCTTGGGAAATAATTTCCTCACACAATGCTACACACTCATTACAAATATAAACATTTGGTCCTGCAATCAATCTATCCACTTCATCTTGATTCTTTCCACAAAAAGAACACTTTATATCTTTTAAATAAGTGGAAGGTTTCTTACCCATAAAAAATTCTCCTTATTTTATATCTTCTCGTGACGTTAAAACTTTATCTATAATCCCATAGGATAAAGCTTCTTTAGCTCCCATAAAATAATCTCTTTCAGTGTCTTTTTCTACCTTTTTAATATCTTTACCCGTATGTTTAGACAAAATTTCATTTAAAATACTCTTTAAGCGGATAATCTCTTTAGCTTGGATATCAATATCAGTAGCTTGTCCTTGAAATCCCCCCATAGGTTGGTGAATAAGTATTCTACTATGAGGCAAAGCATAACGCATCCCTTTTTCTCCAGCAGCTAAAAGCAATGCAGCCATACTAGCTGCTTGTCCGATACAAACAGTGGCCACAGGTGCAGAAATATATTGCATAGTATCATAAATAGCCAAGCCAGCGGTAACAGAACCTCCTGGGGAATTAATATAAAAGTTAATTTCTTTTTCAGGATTATCAGATTCTAAAAACAATAACTCTGCACAAATAAGATTAGCGACATGATCATCAATAGGTGTTCCTAATAAAATAATTCTGTCGCGTAATAATCTAGAAAAAATATCATAAGCTCTCTCGCCTCTTCCAGTGGTTTCTATAACCATCGGAATGGAATAAGACATAACTTTCTCCTTTTAACTAATTTAATATTTAGTAAGATAAACTTTTTTTAAATCCCTGACTAGAGTTTTTTGAAAGAAAATATAAGGGGAAGGAGATAAAACTAGGGCCGCTTTAAAAAGCGGCCCTAATCTTCTTTATTTATTTTCTTTATCTTTATCTGTAGAAGATTCATCTGCCTCCTGCTCCTTATCTTGAGGAGGTACTTTCTTTACCTTAGCTTCAGAATAAATTAACTCCATGGCCTTATCTGCCAAAATTTTATCCTTTAAAGCAACTAACAAATTATTTTTTTCATAAAACTCTTTAATCGCTTCAAAAGACTGTCCACTATAGGTAGCTATTTTTTGTAATTCTGCATCAACTTCACTATAATCAACCTTTAACCCCTCTTGTTGAGCCACAGCTAAAAGAAAAATCTCTGACTTTGTAATTTCTTCAGCTTCTTCTCTAAACTCTTTTTTCAAATCCTCTATAGTCTTACCTGTGGATTCAAGATTTTTACCTTGTCTCTCCAATTTATCTATATATTCTTTGATCTTTTGCTCAAGATGAAATTCAACCAAGGAAGGAGGTAAGTCAAATTCTACTTTGCTTTTTAAGTCATCTAAAAGCTTTTTCTGAGCTACGCTTTTACTTAATTCTTTACGCGTAGCCTCATAGGATTTAAAAATCGAATCCCGTAACTCTTTAAGATTCTTAAAATTACCCACCTTACGAGCAAAACCATCATCTAAAGCAGGCAATTTTTTCTCTTTTACTGCGTGCAAAGTCACTTCCATCTTAATAGTTTTGCCTGCCAAATCTTTATTAATAAAATCATCTGGTAATTTTACATCTCCAGACCCACTCTCTCCTGCTTTCAAACCATAAATAATTTTCTCAAAATCTTCTAATGCCTGCCCTTCTCCTAAAACTAACTGAAAATTACTCGCAGCAATTCCTTCTATAGGCTCTTCTCCATCAAATGCCTTAAAATCTATCACTACTGCATCCCCAGGCTGAGGATTTCTATTTTCCTCTACCACTACAAACTCTGCCATTCTATTTCTAAGCCTTTCAATTACTGCTTCAACTTCTTCTTCCTTAACTACCACCTCTTCTTCTTCAACTTCCAACCCTCTATATTCTGGCAATTCAAATTCAGGAGCCACTTCAAAGCTAAAGGAATAAGAATACTCTTCTCCTTTTTTTAATTCACTAGCATCTACATCTATTCGTGAAATAGGGGTAATTTTTAATTCATTTAAAATTTCATTTATATGTAAATTAATTAAATCAGTCTGAGCTTCG includes:
- the pruA gene encoding L-glutamate gamma-semialdehyde dehydrogenase, encoding MDKANLNAKIKERGKEFFTSIRGEAPSVFNKSWWTGKVMDWAMQNENFKVQLFRFVDVLPYLDTTESLTRHIEEYFTGDEHDLPAVLKWGAKGAAGFGKGLAGKLLAKTIRSNLESMAKQFIIGENTKQAIKTLNKLRKDNFAFTVDILGEATVSEEEGFQYQQSYLDLLDALAKEAKKWKGLFTGDDLDWGYAPKINASIKPSALYSQAKPVDFENTVETIAERLKPIIRKIKELNGHLCIDMEQYAFKDITLEVYRRLKMDPEFRDFNELAIVLQAYLKDTDRDLDELLSWARAEKINIAIRLVKGAYWDYETVIAKQKGQEIPVYTIKAESDAAFERQAQKILENHDICYFACGSHNIRTISAVLETALELGVPENRYEFQVLYGMAEPVRKGLLNVAKRVRLYAPYGDLIPGMAYLVRRLLENTANESFLRQSFAEGAELDRLLEDPVILAEEEKQKRKQKLKKAQEGKIPPFENHPFVDFTKKFERDAFPRAIKEVREQLGKTYPLIINGEEVLTEDKLTSVNPANPDEVIGHICQASVKEIDQAISAARDAFPAWRDLSPEERAKYLFKAADYARKNIYHLSAWQILEVGKQWDQAHADVSEAIDFLEYYAREMIRLGNPRKMGRAPGELNHLFYQPKGIAAVIAPWNFPLAISCGMTSAALVAGNCVLYKPAGTSAVVGYTLAKIYEAAGIPKGVFNYVPGRGSVIGDYLVEHPDISLIAFTGSMEVGLRIIEKAAKVQTGQEQVKKVIAEMGGKNAIIIDDDADLDEAIIHIIYSAFGFQGQKCSACSRVIVLESIYDRFVKRLVAAAKSIAIGPAEDPHYYMGPVIDANAQKKISEYVELAKKEGNILLIRDDIPEKGYYVPLTIVENITPEHRLAQEEIFGPVLAIMKVKNLDQAIEWANSTRFALTGGIFSRSPRHLERARKEFRVGNLYLNRGITGALVERQPFGGFKMSGVGSKAGGPDYLLQFMDPRCVTENTMRRGFAPIEEDDDWIE
- a CDS encoding MucR family transcriptional regulator — encoded protein: MEEYVKQALEIVKAQASVRTMTEEEITSMVQRVAEGIKKVSEGTDTEVEQKPAVEPKKAIREKSIICLECGKSFKVLTKKHLASHGLTPQEYKEKWGYKKNVSLVCKSLARERRKKMESMKLWEKRKKN
- the topA gene encoding type I DNA topoisomerase, which gives rise to MATHLIIVESPAKVKTIKKFLGKGYKIEASLGHIRDLPTKELGVTEGEEFLPTYVIIPGKEKVVNKLQKIAAKVGNIYLAPDPDREGEAIAWHIAEVIKQKNSNFLRIQFNEITKRAVLEALNNPRSLDEKLFNSQQARRILDRLVGYKISPLLWKKVQRGLSAGRVQSVALRLLVEREKERYSFQPQEYWVFKALLKKSEYELQADLVKISNKKAKITNEKQASELKDYLAKQQFILHKIEQKQQKRNPKPPFITSTLQQEANIRFNFSASRTMSIAQRLYEGVDLGEKGTIALITYMRTDSVRIAPEAQKLAREWIKKTLGSKYCPPKAKKYKTKSTAQDAHEAIRPVDPTLTPEEIRAYLPADQFKLYKLIWERFIASQMTSATILATIFHIQAGKTLWQTKGEQIAFPGFLKIYSPGKIKENLLPNLTEGTNFNLEKLDIKQKFTQPPARYSEATLVKKMEELGIGRPSTYATIISTLLARKYALLEEKQLIPTELGMSVCDLLIQHFPKLLDVNFTAKMEEELDKIAIGEKDWQEVLREFAKEFYPTLEAAQKEMRSLKNGEQTEIKCSKCGNPMLVKFGKNGPFLACSNYPKCKNTSNFKRTENGEIVLIKPEEQPPKIVGKCPKCGNPVVEKKARTGARFLACSNYPKCNYTASYSTKVPCPEQGCDGELVERSTKKGKIFYACSNYPKCKFAVWNYPVAQKCPKCGFSILVKKESKARGEYLACPVKGCRYWEKIE
- a CDS encoding transposase; the protein is MLLKEYERLVYSPKKAANFIAKLCWPNYQRFCPSCKSRKFKKLSSQKRKCLRCNTIFTDFTARYFNIVRIKPDDWLRIVKLFEMETRPDEIAHQLGLSYNTIRKALTSIRLAILANSLDGSSLIKHFNLYSFPSKKKARIQNPPVFGLIEQEKHVFIDFLPDLDLESFVHLKLNFKLPSKKIGQIIYTAPVRQYLSLLVYDHKITTTYNLKHQGRYIALDGNKNFWPFAKRRLHSFRTTSELNFLLYFKELEFRYNYKQKDFFLRLLKYLASFIEKQ
- the lon gene encoding endopeptidase La translates to MNKDSLLYFAPDEEILPVMSLREVVMFPKAIIPLFVGRKQSVKAIEAALNDFDKRIFLVTQKNPEVEEPSLDDIYEVGCVARVLQMFKLPDGTRKVLFEGIYRAKIDKQSFSKEEFYKSRVFSFPDSDYDEKKAETFIRLVQEALEEFSKLNPKMAKESLLTLANIKDPSFLADGILPHLSNVKFQEKQQVLEIADPLVRLEKVYGYLMGEIEIIALEQKIKERVKKQMEQNQREYYLSEQLKAIHKEMGRDVDPKAELDKLETRVKEKNMPEEAKERAFEEIKKLRITPTNSAEYTVSYNYIDWILSLPWNEIKEINIDLKEAAKILDNDHYGLEKPKERILEYLAVQNLVDKIRGPILCLVGPPGVGKTSLAKSVARAMKREFVRLSLGGVRDEAEIRGHRRTYVGALPGKIIQSLKKVKYNNPVFCLDEVDKMSTDFRGDPSAALLEVLDPEQNYAFNDHYLDLDYDLSNVFFITTANSLHTIPLPLQDRMEIIKLPGYLETEKKKIAKYFLLPKQLKMHGLDKKQIKFSDGAIEKVIREYTREAGVRNLEREIASICRKVAKKIVEDKIEQVQITKVNLSSYLGVPKVRHSEKEEEPLVGVTNGLAWTEMGGEILLVEVTIMPGTGKLEITGKLGEVMQESAKAAFSYVRSRSEVFGLKPDFYKEIDVHIHVPEGATPKDGPSAGITLATSLVSALLNIPVRNDLAMTGEITLRGRVLPIGGLREKLLAAKRSAIEKVIIPLDNVRDLDEVPEEILKGLKLIKVKHMDEVLPEALLGVNKDSIFCGQHNHISLTQKLLKAEFRSSAQQ